The following are encoded together in the Desulfococcus multivorans genome:
- the rsmI gene encoding 16S rRNA (cytidine(1402)-2'-O)-methyltransferase: MTSPGNLYIVATPIGHMDDITIRAINVLGRVRVIAAEDTRNTARLLSHHRIGAPLVSCHEHNEEDRAAELLARLECGEDVALVSDAGTPTLSDPGYRLVRMAVDKGIKVIPIPGPSAAVSALSASGLPTDAFVFVGFLPRKRGKRSEMLEALKRQPMTLIFYESPRRIRALIQEVSIVMGDREAVLCREMTKTHEEFIRGRLSEILAVLSARPDVKGECTFLVAGRGEDDAPSPEVIRCEIEAALAEHGVKLSGISRRLAEKYGVSKNVIYQEALAIKERKQKE; this comes from the coding sequence ATGACATCCCCAGGGAATCTTTACATCGTTGCCACCCCCATCGGCCACATGGACGATATCACTATCCGGGCGATCAACGTCCTCGGCCGAGTCCGCGTCATCGCGGCGGAAGACACCCGAAATACGGCAAGACTTCTCTCCCACCACCGGATCGGAGCGCCTTTGGTCTCATGCCATGAGCACAACGAGGAGGACCGGGCGGCGGAACTTCTTGCACGGCTTGAATGCGGGGAAGACGTAGCCCTGGTTTCCGACGCCGGCACCCCGACCCTTTCGGACCCCGGGTACCGGCTGGTCCGAATGGCCGTGGACAAAGGCATAAAGGTCATACCCATACCCGGTCCGTCAGCCGCCGTCAGCGCCCTGAGTGCCTCGGGACTGCCCACGGACGCATTTGTATTCGTGGGGTTCCTTCCCCGGAAGCGCGGCAAGCGGTCCGAAATGCTCGAAGCGCTGAAAAGGCAGCCGATGACGCTGATCTTTTACGAATCCCCCCGTCGGATACGCGCTCTCATCCAGGAGGTCTCCATTGTGATGGGGGACCGGGAGGCCGTGCTGTGCCGAGAGATGACAAAGACCCATGAGGAGTTCATCCGGGGACGGCTGTCGGAGATCCTGGCGGTCCTGTCGGCACGACCCGATGTCAAGGGGGAGTGCACGTTCCTGGTGGCGGGCCGCGGGGAAGATGATGCGCCTTCACCGGAGGTGATTCGATGCGAGATCGAAGCGGCCCTGGCCGAACACGGCGTCAAACTGTCGGGCATCTCCCGGCGTCTCGCAGAAAAATACGGGGTTTCCAAAAATGTTATCTACCAGGAGGCTCTGGCCATCAAAGAAAGGAAACAGAAGGAATGA